A window of Fusobacterium sp. FSA-380-WT-3A genomic DNA:
TCTACTTATTTTTGTCTATTTTCATATAAAAAATTAAAAAATTTTTATATAAAATCAATTTATAATTTCCTTAGAAAAAATAAAAGTCTAAGATAAATCTTAGACTTTTGTTTCCTTTTATAACTATTACACTAAATTATTTAAAATATTTTTCTAATAATTTTTCAAATTCTCCATTAGATTTTAAAGTTTCTATAGCTTTATTAACATCTTCTAATAATTTTGTATCTTCTTTTCTTACAGCTATTGCGTAATCTTCAGCTTCACCTTTTCCTTCAGCAAGTTTTAATCCAGGATTTTTCTTTACATAGTTTACTGCAGTTTCAGAATCTAATACAACAGCATCTAATTTTCCATTTTGTAAAGCCATTATTCCAGCATAAGCAGCATTATATTTTTCAGAAGGTAATCCCATTTCTGTTATTACTAAATCTCCTGTAAATCCAAGCATAACTCCTATTTTTTTATCTTTTAAATCAGCAAAATCTTTTATATCATTATTTGATTCTTGTAAAACAATAACTTGATTAGCTGAATAATATGGTTCTGTAAAGTTAACAGATTTTTTTCTTTCATCACTTGCTGTCATTCCAGCTATTACTAAATCAACTTTTTTAGATTGAAGAGCTGGTAATAATCCGTCAAAACTCATATCTTTCATAACTACTTCTCTTCCTAACTCTTTTCCAATAGCATTAATAAGGTCAATGTCAAACCCTACCATTTTTCCCTCTTCTAAATATTCAAATGGTGGAAATTCAGCATTAGTTCCTACATAGATAGCTTTTTTCTCTTCTTTTCCACAAGCAAAAAACATTAACATTGTTAAAACAAGACCACAAACCTTTAAAACTTTTTTCATATTCTTTCCTCCATATATAATTTAATAAAATTTGTTAACGATTTAAAACTTTATTTAAGAATTCCTTAGTTCTTTCATGTTTTGGATTTCCAAATATAACTTCTGGAGAAT
This region includes:
- a CDS encoding basic amino acid ABC transporter substrate-binding protein, whose amino-acid sequence is MKKVLKVCGLVLTMLMFFACGKEEKKAIYVGTNAEFPPFEYLEEGKMVGFDIDLINAIGKELGREVVMKDMSFDGLLPALQSKKVDLVIAGMTASDERKKSVNFTEPYYSANQVIVLQESNNDIKDFADLKDKKIGVMLGFTGDLVITEMGLPSEKYNAAYAGIMALQNGKLDAVVLDSETAVNYVKKNPGLKLAEGKGEAEDYAIAVRKEDTKLLEDVNKAIETLKSNGEFEKLLEKYFK